The Nostoc sp. NIES-3756 DNA window GAAATAAGCGATAAATTAGCTGATGGATAGCGGTTTCGGCTGAAGGTTGCAAATTAGCGGCTGATGTTTTTACTTTGCCATCTGAAGCAATGCAAACAAAATCATCTAGTGATAATTTACCTTTAGATTTACCACTGGCTGTAATCCAGAAACTACCATCGGCTAACCGCGCTGAAAGATTACCCGCAGTTCCTACCATCCAACCTTGTTGATAAAAATAATGAGCATCTGTCATCATTTGCCCACGAGGATCTTCTATGATTGAGCTTGTCATGGAATTTAACTCCACGATTGAGCTAAATAATCGCGTATTTCTAGAAAATCGTTCCAGAAAATATAGGGTTTTTGCTGTTCATCGAGATATTTTGTTAAGGGAGAGCGAGCAAATACAACAGACGCTTGTAATGCCATATTTAAGTCGGTAATGGAGTCACCGATCGCTATTTTTTCATCTGCTGTGTACTTGTCCATAACTTGCACTTTGGCGATAAGTTCGGTATCTTCTTCATATTGAGAATTTACTTTTAAATAAGCATTTCTAGTATCTACATCTACTGCATAAATTCCCTCTACTCTCTGCACCAACTTATTTAAAACAACTTCTACCATTCCTCTTAGTCCACCAGAAACTACTACTAATGGAACTCCTTGAAATTCCAGAAAATCCAGTAATTCAATAAACCCAGGACGTATTATTTGAGGTTTAGTAAATTCAACAATTTCTGGATAACTTGCAGAAGGAATGGATTGGAGAATTTGCTTTACTCCTTCTCTTAGTGTTAGCTTTTTTGCATACATTTCTGGCAGCAGTTGAGCCGAAAGTTCTGGTGCAAACTTTTTCAGAACTGCCACAAATGTTTCTTCAACTGTAATAGTTCCGTCAAAGTCACAGAAAACAATCCGCTTCATATTAATTCGTAATTCGTAGTTCGTAATTCGTAATTTATTATTTACTTTGCTATGGGTTGACGGAAGCGAATTTCTCTACCTGTGTATTGGGGTGTCCAAGCTTCTGTGGTGATGAAATAACGTACTGCTTTTACCCGCCTTCCTGAGGTGAGATAAAACCAATGTTCTGTTCCGGCTGGGACGTTGATATATTCTTCTGGTTGTACTGTTAGTTCTACTTGACTACCATCAGGACGTACAAAGCCAAAAATAGCTTCTCCATCAATCACATAACGAACTTCATCATCTGCATGAGTATGAATTTGGTCAAATTTTGCTATTAAGCTATCAAGATTAGGTATGCCTGGATGCAGAACGACTAAATCACGCGATTGATAACCTGCTGTTTGTTGTAGTTTCTCAAAGTAACTATCTAAAGCTTTGAGTACTTGTTCTTTTTCATCTTCATCAAGGCTATCCTGTGCCAATAAACTTTGCAGTTCTGGGTTATTGGGAATGTTCCAGCGATTGATAAAAATATTGAGGGTGGCTAATTCTTGGGTAATATAACTTAAATCGCTGTGGAGAGTTCCATCCTCTAATTTGAGAACTGCCATTGTTCGCCTCCAAGGAAAAGAATACTATTTCAGAATATTGATTTTTATGGAAAAGTTCTTTTTTAACTCTGTGACTTTGTGCCTCTGTGGTTTAATAAATTATTTTTCACCACAGAGACACAAAGGCACAGAGAGAATAGCAAGAGTATTTTTAGATTGGTAGCGGCGATCGCGTCGGTATTTCCGCATTTAACCAACTGAGAAAACCTTGATTAACTGCTACAGGAGAAATTTCCGCAATGAAATTAGTATAACTAATATGCTCTTGAATAACTTTTTCGATTTCCATAGCGTAACCATCTTGAGTTTTGACAATTAAAACTACTTCTGGTTCTTCAGCAATTTCTCCTTGCCAAATATAAGCACAAGTAATAGGAAACCAATTGACACAAACTGCTAACTGACGCTCCATCAATGCCCTGCCAATT harbors:
- a CDS encoding 1,2-dihydroxy-3-keto-5-methylthiopentene dioxygenase, whose translation is MAVLKLEDGTLHSDLSYITQELATLNIFINRWNIPNNPELQSLLAQDSLDEDEKEQVLKALDSYFEKLQQTAGYQSRDLVVLHPGIPNLDSLIAKFDQIHTHADDEVRYVIDGEAIFGFVRPDGSQVELTVQPEEYINVPAGTEHWFYLTSGRRVKAVRYFITTEAWTPQYTGREIRFRQPIAK
- the cutA gene encoding divalent-cation tolerance protein CutA, whose product is MKLYYVTLNNAEEARQIGRALMERQLAVCVNWFPITCAYIWQGEIAEEPEVVLIVKTQDGYAMEIEKVIQEHISYTNFIAEISPVAVNQGFLSWLNAEIPTRSPLPI
- a CDS encoding HAD-IB family phosphatase codes for the protein MKRIVFCDFDGTITVEETFVAVLKKFAPELSAQLLPEMYAKKLTLREGVKQILQSIPSASYPEIVEFTKPQIIRPGFIELLDFLEFQGVPLVVVSGGLRGMVEVVLNKLVQRVEGIYAVDVDTRNAYLKVNSQYEEDTELIAKVQVMDKYTADEKIAIGDSITDLNMALQASVVFARSPLTKYLDEQQKPYIFWNDFLEIRDYLAQSWS